GGCGAGTCTTATGATCAGCTTTTGTATTTTGATGCAGAAAAGAAAAACACGCTGCTTATCGAAGACCCTCAATTGCTTTTCTTCCTGAAAAACACGGAAGAAGAAGAACTGGCTACTTTGTCGGGGAAAAGACCCCTGAAAAAAAGAGATAAAATATTTATTAGTTACAGCCGGAAAGATGAGGAGTACTTTGACCGGGTGCTGTCTCATCTCAAGGCTGCTTTCAGCGAAGATCAACTGGATGTATGGTCTGACCGGGAAACTCAACCAGGTGATGAATGGCATGAAGCCATTTTAGATGCGATTGACACCACAAAAGTGGCCATATTGTTGAACAGTAGTAATTTCTTATCCTCTTCCTACGTCACAGGAACCGAATTACCCATGCTGGAAAAAATGGCATCCACAGGAGAGGGGAGTGTTATCATGATTCATCTGATGGCCGTGGATTTGGAAAAATGGGTACAACTCACAAGATTTCAGGCTCTTAATAAACCTGAAGATCTGGTTATTGACATGAATAAAAGTGAATTCGAGGCGCTCCTGAAAAAGCTGGTAAAGGTGATCAGACGATGTTTAGCCAGGTAATTAAGACTACACATCCAACTGCCTGTTAATCCCTTCAAATTTAGCAATCAGATCATCCAGCTTAGCCTGTTGTTTTTTGATCGTTTTAGGTCTTAAATAAAACCAGTTAAAAGCGATCCAGATCAAGGTAATTGCATAAGTGATTATTCCTGCGCTTATTGTCATGCGCGATGTGTATTCATACATATACAAACAAATACCGGCCATAAGCATAATGAAATATATATTCATCATGGTATGTTGTAAAAAACGCTGTTTACCTTTTATAACGATCAGGTTTTGCAGGTAGTGGGCATTATCGCTTGCATTGTCGATTTTGTTGAACAGTGCAAACATTTTATTATAAACGAACAGGTAAATAACCATAGCTAAAATGGTTATTACAATACCTATTTTGGTGGATATGAACTGCGGCTGATAATAATACCATACAAAACCAATGAACAGACTTGTTGCAACCAGTAAAATATTGGTCTTTATAAGTCTTCTGATATTCGATTGTTTAAATTGATACAACCGGTTCATTAGATCCTTCATATCAGGCTGGCTCACCGGTTGCTGTTGCCACAAAGCCTTAAAATCTATATTACTGCTCATGAGCATGGGCTTTAAATTTTTGAGATAACTTTTCCTTGATCCTGTGGATCTTTACCCGGATGTTGGCTTCTGAAAGTCCGGTAATGCTGGCTATTTCGGCCTGTTTTACGTCTTCCAGCTCCAATGAAATAATGATGCGGTCTGTTTCCGGCAGTTCGGCAATACATTGATACAGGAACCGGATCTGTGGTTCAATGGAAGGCTGTTTTTCTTCTTTCAGATCATCGGGTAATGCTGCTTTGGGGGCTCGTTTATCTTTCTCGATTTGCCTTAAACAATTGTTTGTCGCGATTCTGAATATCCAGGTACCGATTGCTGATTCATGCCTGAACTTTGGAAGCTGTTGCCAAACAATGATAAAGGTTTCCTGTGCAATGTCTTTAGCCCAATCGAAATCGTTCATATAGCCCAAACATAACCGAAAGATCTTTTGCCAGTATATTTTGTAGATTTCGTCAAATGTCATGTGGGCGTGCTATTTTATAAAACCAGTCAATTGATTCTGATACCATTCTTTATCATCGAACATAATGAAATGCAGGGCTTTTGATGAGTATTGTAATTGGGCGGCCTTTAAATTTTTATATTGCTCTTCGATGGCAGGTTTTAACCGGATAAATGGACTTTCGAGCAACACCAACGCGGGACATTGGATAGCTTTGAGTTTTTCTCTCAGGTCGGTGTTTAAAAAGTCGCAAAATAAACCGGCAAATGTTTTTCTGTCCGATAGCATTGTCCAGCCAATTATCTTCTTCCGCGATAACGTGTCCGTTACAAGGCTGGCAATACCCGATTTTTGCATTTGTTCAAACTGTTCATTGTTCAAGGAAGTAAATTGATTGATCATGGGCGTGCAATCATTGTTTTCTTTTGGTTTGAATGCAGGATTTTGCAGCGCGGCTAAGCAAGGAAGCGCATCCACCACAATTATTTTTTCAACCAGCAGGGGATAATCCGCAGCGATAGCTAAAGTTAAACCACCGCCTATACTATGTCCTATTATTATGGGTTTTTGAATGTTGTTTTCCCTGATGTAACTGGCGATCTGCGTTTCCCAGTTGGTGAAAGTAGCTTCCGGTTGCGCTTGTGCGCCGGCAAAGCCGGCCATGGTTAAAGTGTAACAGGTATAATTTTTTTCAAATTTTTCTACC
The Niastella koreensis GR20-10 genome window above contains:
- a CDS encoding RNA polymerase sigma factor, with product MTFDEIYKIYWQKIFRLCLGYMNDFDWAKDIAQETFIIVWQQLPKFRHESAIGTWIFRIATNNCLRQIEKDKRAPKAALPDDLKEEKQPSIEPQIRFLYQCIAELPETDRIIISLELEDVKQAEIASITGLSEANIRVKIHRIKEKLSQKFKAHAHEQ
- a CDS encoding alpha/beta fold hydrolase; this translates as MKKYTWLIIVIFFTALCANVFGQTTTTRPFEVKKSGQGKQAIIFIPGLGCSGEVWNETVEKFEKNYTCYTLTMAGFAGAQAQPEATFTNWETQIASYIRENNIQKPIIIGHSIGGGLTLAIAADYPLLVEKIIVVDALPCLAALQNPAFKPKENNDCTPMINQFTSLNNEQFEQMQKSGIASLVTDTLSRKKIIGWTMLSDRKTFAGLFCDFLNTDLREKLKAIQCPALVLLESPFIRLKPAIEEQYKNLKAAQLQYSSKALHFIMFDDKEWYQNQLTGFIK